ATGGAGCTACAAATCAACAGGAATTCTTTGCAGTAGCAAGCGAATATTTTTTCGAACGCCCTAAATTGCTTTCGCAGAAACACCCCGAACTTTACAGTAATCTGGAACAGATTTTCAGGCACGATACCAAAGGCAGGAATTTTAAGAGAACAAATTCACGAATTGGCCGTAACGATAAGTGTCCTTGTGGAAGCGGATTAAAATTTAAGCATTGTTGTGGTAAAGTTCACTACAGTTAATACTATTTCTTAATAATTATCCTCAAAGCCTCTTTCCTGCTTAAAGGGGCTAATTCTGTTTTGTCACAGAACTCTACTACCCAATGGGAATTTACTTTTCCATATTCCCTGAGTATCCATCCAATAGCTTTGTTGATAAAAAACTCCCGAGACCCTTGAAGTTTTTCTATTATCATAGTCAAAAGTTCGTTGTCTAATCCATCTTTATACTTTAACTGAAACAATACAGCCGATCTCTGCAGCCAGATGTTACCCGAAGCAAGCCATTTTTCTACATATTCGTTTCTATTACCCGGATACATTTTAAAGTATTCGCCCATCAGACTTGGAGAGATAAAATCGATTGAATCCCACCACGATTTATTGACAACCATAAACTCAAAGAGCTCAATATCTTTCTCTTCAAATTGTTTTTTATACTTGAAGAGTAATTCCATTGCGAAATATTGAAATTCGCGTTGAGGTTTATCCCAAAGAGATTTAACTAATTGTTCTAAATCCTTCTTGAGAGGGAGGCTATTTTTTGCTAAAAATGGCTTTTGCAGCTCTCTTCTCTCCGGTGATTTTATACCGAAAAATTCGGATCTGTTTTTCATATATGCTTTTTGTCCTGCGGCAATATCAACATTTCTGTTTTCGTTAAAAACATATTCTATTTCATTTAATATGTTGTCCATAATTAAAAAAATATAAGTCTCACCCGTTAAAGATAGCACTATTATAATTTATTTTGTATTAAATAATAGCCAGGATAAATGTACCCCCGATACACCATAGCTAAACACCTTATTCGCTGACAAAAATCATAGAATAGTGTGTTTCACACGTAATCCTTTTTTCTACTTTTATTCCGTTAAAATCAAGAGAACTAATAATTTTATTATGACAGGTCAAAAAGGACTATTTAAAACTTCGGTCGCCCGAAAAAACCTTATGGCGATCACGGGATTGTTCACGGCATTTTTCCTTATCATTCACTTGGCAGGAAACTTGGTCCTAATTATTCCGGATTCTTATTTTCCAATTGAGTTTTGGGGAAATGTGGCTAGTGCTCACGATATGTATAATGCATATTCACACTTTTTGGTGCACTTCTGGCCAATTACAGTAATAGCTTGGATTCTTTACGCTTCTATTGCAATACATGCAATCGATGCTTTGTTGTTGACATTGAACAACAGAAAAGCGGCTGGATCAAAGTATGTTAAATTCAATAACTCAGGCAGTACATGGCAGTCTAGAAACATGGGGATTTTAGGATCTATCCTATTAATCTTTATTATTCTGCACATGGCTCAATTCTGGTTACAGTACAAAGTACTTGGAACGAGAGAAGACATCTATGAGTTAGTTATTGAAACATTCCATGTTTGGTGGTACGTAGTTATTTACGTAGTATCAATCACAGTGTTAGGCTTTCACCTTTCGCACGGGATAGATGCTGCATTCCGTTCATTAGGAGTTTACAGTACCAGAGGAATGAAATTTGCTAAATGCTTTGCTAAGTTCTTTGCTGTGATACTTTCTGTATTATATGCAATAATTCCGATTTTAGTTTATTTCAACGTAGTTTAATTTTTCAGGTCATAGGTGTTAGATCATAGTTGTTATGCTATGAACTTTGAACTATGAACTTTGAACTAAAAAAGATAAAAAATATGGCTTTAGATGCTAAAATTCCAGAAGGGCCTTTAAAAGATAAGTGGAGTAATTACAAAGCTAAAACAAGAATTGTAAACCCTGCTAACCGTAAAAAGATTGATCTAATCGTTGTTGGTGCCGGACTTTCAGGTGGTGGAGCTGCTGCTTCGCTTGCCGAAATGGGCTACAACGTGAAGGTATTCTTTTTTCAGGATACGGCTCGTCGCTCGCATTCAGTTGCAGCGCAAGGTGGTGTGAATGCTGCCAAAAACTATCGCAATGATGGCGATAACGTTTATAGAATGTTCTACGATACCATAAAAGGTGGTGATTTCCGTTCGCGTGAAGCAAATGTACACCGTATGGCAGAATGTTCGGTAGAATTAATCGACCATATGGTTGCTCAGGGAGTACCATTCGGACGTGAGTACAGTGGATACTTAAACAACCGTTCTTTCGGTGGGGTTCTTGTATCGCGTACTTTCTATGCCCGTGGACAAACCGGACAACAATTATTGCTTGCTACTTATCAGGCAATGATGCACCAGGTAAAAAAGGGAACTCTTAAGCAGTTCAACCGTCACGAAATGCTTGATCTTGTAATGATCGACGGTAAAGCCCGTGGTATTATTGCACGTAACCTTGTTACCGGAGAAATTGAGCGTCATGCTGCTCATGCTGTAGTTCTTGGAACTGGCGGATTCGGTAAAATATATTACCTTTCTACATTAGCTATGAACTCAAACGGTTCTGCTACGTGGAGAGCACATAAAAAAGGAGCATATTTTGCAAACCCTTCATGGACACAAATTCACCCGACTGCATTGCCTCAGGCAGGAGATCACCAGTCAAAATTAACTTTGATGTCGGAATCTCTTCGTAATGACGGACGTATTTGGGTTCCAAAAAATAAAGATGACGACAGACTTCCGGGAGATATTCCTGCTGTAGACAGAGATTACTATTTGGAGCGAAGATACCCTGCATTTGGTAACCTTGTTCCCCGTGATGTTGCATCGCGCGCAGCGAAAGAGCGTATGGATGCCGGATATGGAGTTGGATCAATGAAAAATGCGGTTTATCTTGATTTTAAAACTGCCATTGAAAGATTAGGAGAAGATACAATTAGAGAGCGTTACGGTAACTTGTTTACAATGTACCGTAAAATTACCGGTATTGATGCTTATAAAGAGCCGATGAAGATTTCTCCTGCTGCTCACTTCTCTATGGGTGGACTTTGGGTAGATTACGAACTTCAAACTACTATACCGGGATTATTTGCAGTTGGAGAGGCAAACTTTGCCGATCACGGAGCAAACCGTTTGGGGGCAAACTCATTGTTACAGGCTTCTGTTGACGGTAACTTCGTGTTACCAAATACTATTCCTAACTATTTGGCCGATGAAATTCGTACAGGTCCTATATCTACTGATCATCCTGAATTTGCAAAGGCTGAAAAAGATGTTAAGGATCTGGTTGAAAAAATACTTAGTATTAAAGGAGATATGCCTGTTGACCAGATTCACCGTCGTTTAGGAAAGATTATGTTCAAAGAGGTAGCAATGTCTCGTAACGAAAAAGGATTGAAATGGGCTATTGAGGAAATCAAAAAGCTTAAAGAAGAATTCTGGAGTAATGTTGCTGTACCGGGTGATGCGAATGGATCAAATGCTGAATTAGAAAAAGCAGGACGTTTGGCCGACTACCTGGAAATTGCCCAGTTAATGGCTCTTGATGCACTTGACCGTAACGAAAGTTGTGGGGCTCACTTCCGCGAGGAATTCCAGAGCGAAGAAGGTGAAGCTGTTCGTAAAGATGATGAGTACATGTATTCTGCTGCCTGGGAATGGACAGGTGGAGAAGACTGGAAACTTCACAAAGAAGAGCTTGAGTTCAAGGACATTAAAGTAGTTGTTCGTTCTTACAAGTAATGGTCTAATTCAAAAGAAGAAAAAGAAATGAAAATTCATTTAAAAATATGGCGTCAGGATAGTGCCAATGTTCAAGGAAAAATGGTTGATTACGACCTGGATAACCTTAGTCCTGATATGTCTTTCCTTGAGATGCTTGATTATCTGAACGAGCAATTGGCTGCTAAAGGTGAACGTACTGTAGAGTTCGACCACGATTGTCGTGAAGGAATTTGTGGTCAGTGTGCTTTGGTGATTAACGGACAGCCTCACGGACCCGAAGATCATTATACAAC
Above is a window of Bacteroidota bacterium DNA encoding:
- a CDS encoding DNA alkylation repair protein — its product is MDNILNEIEYVFNENRNVDIAAGQKAYMKNRSEFFGIKSPERRELQKPFLAKNSLPLKKDLEQLVKSLWDKPQREFQYFAMELLFKYKKQFEEKDIELFEFMVVNKSWWDSIDFISPSLMGEYFKMYPGNRNEYVEKWLASGNIWLQRSAVLFQLKYKDGLDNELLTMIIEKLQGSREFFINKAIGWILREYGKVNSHWVVEFCDKTELAPLSRKEALRIIIKK
- a CDS encoding succinate dehydrogenase cytochrome b subunit produces the protein MTGQKGLFKTSVARKNLMAITGLFTAFFLIIHLAGNLVLIIPDSYFPIEFWGNVASAHDMYNAYSHFLVHFWPITVIAWILYASIAIHAIDALLLTLNNRKAAGSKYVKFNNSGSTWQSRNMGILGSILLIFIILHMAQFWLQYKVLGTREDIYELVIETFHVWWYVVIYVVSITVLGFHLSHGIDAAFRSLGVYSTRGMKFAKCFAKFFAVILSVLYAIIPILVYFNVV
- a CDS encoding fumarate reductase/succinate dehydrogenase flavoprotein subunit — translated: MALDAKIPEGPLKDKWSNYKAKTRIVNPANRKKIDLIVVGAGLSGGGAAASLAEMGYNVKVFFFQDTARRSHSVAAQGGVNAAKNYRNDGDNVYRMFYDTIKGGDFRSREANVHRMAECSVELIDHMVAQGVPFGREYSGYLNNRSFGGVLVSRTFYARGQTGQQLLLATYQAMMHQVKKGTLKQFNRHEMLDLVMIDGKARGIIARNLVTGEIERHAAHAVVLGTGGFGKIYYLSTLAMNSNGSATWRAHKKGAYFANPSWTQIHPTALPQAGDHQSKLTLMSESLRNDGRIWVPKNKDDDRLPGDIPAVDRDYYLERRYPAFGNLVPRDVASRAAKERMDAGYGVGSMKNAVYLDFKTAIERLGEDTIRERYGNLFTMYRKITGIDAYKEPMKISPAAHFSMGGLWVDYELQTTIPGLFAVGEANFADHGANRLGANSLLQASVDGNFVLPNTIPNYLADEIRTGPISTDHPEFAKAEKDVKDLVEKILSIKGDMPVDQIHRRLGKIMFKEVAMSRNEKGLKWAIEEIKKLKEEFWSNVAVPGDANGSNAELEKAGRLADYLEIAQLMALDALDRNESCGAHFREEFQSEEGEAVRKDDEYMYSAAWEWTGGEDWKLHKEELEFKDIKVVVRSYK